In a genomic window of Paraburkholderia phenazinium:
- the sctS gene encoding type III secretion system export apparatus subunit SctS produces MDIDSLIRYTTEGMLLCLTVSLPPVIVAAVVGLGVSFLQAITSMQDQTLSHAVKLIAVTVAIVIAAPLSCAAVLHFANEILQAAVPL; encoded by the coding sequence ATGGATATCGATTCGCTGATCCGCTACACCACCGAGGGCATGCTGCTATGTCTGACCGTCTCGCTGCCGCCGGTGATCGTCGCGGCGGTGGTCGGCCTTGGTGTGTCGTTCCTGCAGGCGATCACCTCGATGCAGGACCAGACGCTCTCGCATGCCGTCAAGCTGATTGCGGTGACGGTCGCCATCGTGATTGCCGCGCCGCTGTCTTGCGCGGCGGTCCTGCACTTCGCCAACGAAATCCTGCAGGCAGCGGTCCCGCTGTGA